Proteins found in one Sporosarcina sp. FSL K6-3457 genomic segment:
- a CDS encoding DMT family transporter, which yields MRKYIGELGLAVVAIIWGSGFVASAVSLEHFTPYQILAIRFLIGIILLSLVFFKKLKNIKKSTIIKGSIIGVFLYLAFALQTVGLVYTTPSKNAFLTAVNVVIVPFIAFFIFKRKMDKFELFGAMLAIVGIGILSLKLSGGVNFGDFLTLLCAVAFAFHIFCTAQFVKTEDPVLLTVVQMAAATVLGFMVVLFKGETNFVANVEGVSAVLYLGVFSTTIAFLLQTVAQKYTSETKAAIILSTEAFWGMVFSIIILSEVLTAKMAIGATLILAAIIISETKPKFLGKRHRKEVRE from the coding sequence ATGCGGAAATATATTGGAGAACTAGGGCTTGCGGTAGTTGCGATTATTTGGGGAAGTGGATTTGTTGCGAGTGCAGTGTCACTCGAACACTTTACACCATACCAAATACTTGCAATCCGCTTCCTTATTGGTATTATTTTGTTAAGCCTTGTATTTTTTAAGAAACTAAAAAATATTAAAAAGAGTACAATTATCAAAGGATCTATCATTGGGGTCTTCTTATACTTGGCATTTGCCTTGCAAACAGTTGGATTAGTGTATACGACTCCTTCGAAAAATGCTTTTTTAACAGCTGTAAATGTGGTTATCGTACCATTTATTGCATTTTTCATTTTCAAACGAAAAATGGATAAGTTTGAGTTATTTGGTGCAATGCTTGCAATCGTTGGTATCGGCATACTGTCACTAAAGCTGTCAGGTGGCGTCAATTTCGGAGATTTCCTTACATTGTTATGTGCAGTAGCGTTTGCCTTCCATATTTTCTGCACAGCGCAATTTGTCAAGACCGAAGACCCTGTACTGTTGACGGTAGTTCAAATGGCAGCTGCTACTGTGCTAGGATTTATGGTTGTCCTATTTAAAGGAGAAACAAATTTTGTAGCAAACGTTGAAGGCGTATCGGCTGTTTTATATTTGGGCGTATTCTCTACGACAATTGCTTTTTTACTGCAAACTGTCGCTCAGAAATATACAAGCGAAACAAAGGCAGCCATCATTTTATCGACAGAGGCATTTTGGGGGATGGTATTCTCCATCATTATTTTGAGCGAGGTGTTAACTGCCAAAATGGCCATCGGAGCAACATTAATCCTTGCCGCTATTATTATTTCGGAAACGAAGCCGAAATTTCTTGGAAAAAGACATCGTAAAGAAGTAAGGGAGTAG